GCCTGCGGCGGCGAGTGCAGCCCAGCGCTCGGCCCCGAAGCCGGGCGCGGGCGCGGCGCGGAAGTAGGCGGGGCCCAGCACGCGGGCGTAATAGGCGAGGGAGAGGACGGTGTTGGCGGCGGCCAGGATCGCCAGCCAGGTGTAGCCGGCCATCTCCACGAGCGCGGTCACGCCCTCCCGCACGAACACCACCGCCCAGGGATACATGTAGACCATTTCCATGTCGAAGGCGAGGAAGAGGAGGGCCAT
The sequence above is a segment of the Gemmatimonadota bacterium genome. Coding sequences within it:
- a CDS encoding NADH-quinone oxidoreductase subunit A; translation: MGAAGAWLVLRWLGDALNPPGWTAPERVPFAGGKPPRVHAWSRFHVRYYAMALLFLAFDMEMVYMYPWAVVFVREGVTALVEMAGYTWLAILAAANTVLSLAYYARVLGPAYFRAAPAPGFGAERWAALAAAGCAAGLIVAGLAAEMLLAAFTTARLLPGR